One part of the Bacillota bacterium genome encodes these proteins:
- a CDS encoding small, acid-soluble spore protein, alpha/beta type, translating to MTDRRRRAFRVAGPRDERRGTNKIARRTPANKKSPFHDLKVEVAGELGLMDKVYEMGWAELTAAESGRIGGVMTRRLRELGLIPKPSAGGKADDRSGTTPPGRR from the coding sequence ATGACTGACCGCCGGCGTCGTGCCTTTCGCGTTGCCGGGCCCCGTGATGAGCGCCGGGGTACTAATAAGATCGCCCGCAGGACCCCGGCTAACAAGAAGAGCCCATTTCACGACCTCAAGGTCGAGGTGGCCGGCGAGCTCGGCCTCATGGACAAGGTCTACGAGATGGGCTGGGCCGAATTGACCGCCGCCGAGAGCGGCCGAATCGGCGGCGTGATGACGAGGCGCCTGCGCGAGCTCGGCCTCATCCCGAAACCTTCTGCAGGTGGCAAGGCCGACGATAGATCGGGGACGACGCCCCCCGGCCGGAGGTGA
- a CDS encoding OFA family MFS transporter, which produces MPRWLPLLGGIASSTACGMLLYAWSVFIKPLNAEFGWSRAEIALAYALACLVFGLMTYPAGRFSDRYGPRIVVLIGGLILGVGFVASGFVQTKAHLYLTYGLISGFGGGMVYLPPIATAPKWWPDRRALATGCAVVGLGLGSFIMGPLATSIIDSMGWRYVFWYVGAVMGVMSVLASFTLVNPPKGWRPAGWIPPVLKGGSQKATRDYTFRETIRTAQFWMLYLSYFCGAFAGLLVIGHIAGHGRDAGLSAMQAGWAVSTLAICNAASRIVTGMIVDKVGSRAVFLIYLGLQVAAMLVLYPAGSVAMLLWLVAALIGWNFGALFTLFPATCLSYYGPTSQGSNYGLLFTAWGLAGFAGPYVGGLLKDVTGTYSAPFIVGACVVAASVVISAILKPPPKIPLDAA; this is translated from the coding sequence ATGCCCAGATGGCTCCCGCTTCTAGGTGGAATCGCCAGCAGTACCGCGTGTGGAATGCTCCTCTATGCATGGAGCGTATTCATCAAACCCCTCAACGCAGAATTTGGGTGGAGCAGGGCGGAAATCGCCCTCGCGTACGCGCTCGCGTGCCTCGTCTTCGGATTAATGACTTACCCCGCCGGAAGGTTCAGCGACAGATATGGCCCGAGGATAGTCGTCCTTATCGGCGGGCTGATCCTCGGCGTCGGGTTCGTCGCATCCGGCTTCGTCCAGACGAAAGCCCATCTCTACCTTACCTACGGCCTGATTTCGGGGTTCGGCGGAGGTATGGTCTACCTGCCTCCCATCGCCACGGCGCCCAAGTGGTGGCCCGACAGGCGGGCGCTCGCCACCGGTTGCGCGGTAGTCGGGCTGGGGCTGGGATCTTTCATCATGGGACCGCTTGCCACCAGCATAATCGACAGCATGGGCTGGCGCTACGTATTCTGGTACGTTGGCGCGGTTATGGGCGTCATGTCGGTGCTCGCCTCGTTTACACTGGTTAACCCACCGAAGGGCTGGAGGCCTGCGGGGTGGATCCCCCCTGTACTCAAGGGCGGCTCGCAGAAGGCCACGCGTGATTACACCTTCCGAGAGACTATCAGGACTGCGCAGTTCTGGATGCTGTACCTGAGCTATTTCTGCGGTGCGTTCGCCGGCTTGCTCGTCATCGGCCACATAGCCGGCCACGGCCGTGACGCCGGTCTGTCGGCCATGCAGGCCGGCTGGGCTGTCAGCACCCTCGCCATCTGCAACGCGGCCAGCAGGATCGTCACCGGCATGATAGTGGACAAAGTCGGGTCCAGGGCAGTATTCCTGATCTACCTCGGACTGCAGGTTGCCGCCATGCTCGTGCTATACCCCGCCGGCTCGGTCGCCATGTTGCTCTGGCTGGTGGCGGCGCTGATCGGCTGGAACTTTGGGGCGTTGTTCACCCTGTTCCCCGCCACCTGCTTGAGCTATTACGGCCCGACGTCGCAGGGGTCGAACTACGGCCTGCTGTTCACGGCGTGGGGGCTGGCAGGATTCGCGGGACCATACGTGGGCGGACTGCTTAAGGACGTGACAGGTACATACAGCGCTCCCTTCATCGTGGGGGCGTGCGTGGTGGCGGCGTCGGTTGTCATCTCGGCGATCCTGAAGCCGCCGCCCAAGATACCGCTCGACGCGGCGTAA
- a CDS encoding diphthine--ammonia ligase, with product MDWFVSWSGGKDSCLAYWKARGKGLNVRYALTVHEGGYISAHGVPLAAVEKQAESLGLELVAVESGWKDYEINFKRAVSDLVRRGVTGGVFGDIDLQDHRDWIERVCADAGAAAEFPLWGASYRDLLREWAANGFQAVLTAINSSVLDLQWLGRVLDGKTVERLIALGNAEGFSPSGESGEYHTLVLGGPPFRKNLTIEHASPYYTMGYWKLEITGVREAQGPGQVY from the coding sequence GTGGATTGGTTTGTGTCGTGGAGCGGAGGAAAGGACTCCTGTCTCGCGTACTGGAAAGCTCGGGGGAAAGGGTTGAATGTTCGTTATGCCCTGACCGTGCACGAAGGAGGCTACATATCGGCGCACGGAGTGCCGCTGGCGGCTGTGGAGAAGCAAGCCGAATCCCTGGGTTTGGAACTGGTAGCCGTTGAGTCCGGTTGGAAGGACTATGAGATCAACTTCAAAAGGGCGGTCTCGGACCTGGTGCGGCGAGGCGTGACAGGAGGGGTTTTCGGAGACATCGATCTGCAGGACCACAGAGACTGGATAGAACGGGTCTGCGCCGACGCAGGTGCAGCTGCCGAATTCCCCCTGTGGGGCGCGTCGTACCGCGACCTGCTCCGAGAATGGGCGGCTAATGGATTCCAGGCCGTGCTTACCGCTATCAACAGCAGCGTGCTCGACCTGCAATGGCTCGGCAGGGTGCTCGACGGAAAGACGGTCGAGAGACTGATCGCTCTTGGCAACGCAGAGGGGTTTTCGCCGAGCGGCGAATCGGGAGAGTACCATACGCTGGTGTTGGGAGGGCCTCCTTTCCGTAAGAATCTGACGATAGAACACGCCAGCCCTTACTACACGATGGGTTACTGGAAGCTCGAAATCACCGGTGTCCGGGAGGCCCAGGGTCCAGGGCAAGTGTATTGA
- a CDS encoding UxaA family hydrolase, which produces MKKEAVVIDPRDNVATGTVELKKGQKVSMFVGDTVHEVVVQNDIPFGHKLAIKDIAKGEHVVKYGESIGKATRDIKVGEHVHVHNVESERGRGDLKQG; this is translated from the coding sequence ATGAAGAAAGAGGCCGTCGTCATCGACCCCAGGGACAACGTCGCTACGGGGACAGTGGAACTCAAGAAAGGCCAGAAAGTTAGCATGTTTGTGGGCGACACGGTCCACGAGGTCGTGGTCCAGAACGACATCCCGTTCGGGCACAAGCTCGCCATCAAGGACATCGCGAAGGGTGAGCATGTTGTCAAGTACGGCGAGTCCATCGGAAAGGCCACCAGGGACATCAAGGTCGGCGAGCACGTGCACGTTCACAACGTCGAGAGCGAGCGCGGCCGCGGGGATTTGAAGCAGGGTTGA
- a CDS encoding hydrogenase expression protein HupH, with translation MRSILIVIPVAGWAMTLELETYLRGVAEPDTRLTVVSLEHGPSAIECFTDVVDAQGDIMRLVQERGASCDGVLIGCFADPAVDAAREVARVPVLGIAEPSMAAAALLGHTFAVVSVGRNARAWGEIQASALGLLPRLAASVGVDIPVARLADDPQSTVDAIVDEARRCVEERGAEVIVLGCGGMVAVADLVRARLDVPVVEPLSAGLKALEMLIDLGLNHSQAGVCLPSAVR, from the coding sequence GTGAGAAGCATCCTCATTGTGATACCGGTGGCCGGATGGGCCATGACGCTGGAATTGGAGACGTACCTGCGGGGGGTGGCCGAGCCTGACACGCGGCTAACCGTTGTTAGCCTCGAACACGGCCCCTCGGCGATTGAATGCTTTACCGACGTTGTGGATGCCCAGGGCGACATTATGAGGCTCGTCCAGGAGCGCGGCGCTTCGTGCGATGGAGTACTGATCGGCTGTTTTGCCGACCCCGCGGTCGACGCCGCGCGGGAGGTGGCGCGGGTTCCAGTTCTCGGGATCGCCGAACCTTCCATGGCCGCAGCGGCACTGCTCGGGCACACCTTCGCGGTGGTATCCGTAGGGAGAAACGCGCGGGCCTGGGGTGAGATTCAGGCGAGTGCCCTCGGCCTTCTGCCGCGGCTTGCCGCCTCAGTGGGAGTCGATATCCCCGTCGCCAGGCTCGCCGATGACCCGCAGTCGACGGTGGACGCCATAGTCGACGAGGCGCGGAGGTGCGTCGAGGAGCGAGGCGCGGAGGTCATTGTGCTGGGGTGCGGCGGCATGGTGGCCGTGGCAGACCTCGTGCGTGCCCGGCTGGATGTCCCCGTGGTCGAACCCCTGAGCGCGGGGCTGAAGGCGCTCGAGATGTTGATAGATCTGGGCCTGAACCACAGCCAGGCAGGTGTGTGCCTGCCCTCCGCGGTCCGGTGA
- a CDS encoding aminopeptidase: protein MFETRPGETVVITADTESDMRVVNSTARAAFAVGAKPLVALVAAPQGVGKAADPYLPVNAIAGALNGADVWVEFNNQWMLYSTPYEKAMASNPRLRYMCLVGMNADMMIRTIGRVDRSRLSLFLRRVAGLTRQARHMCIETPAGTAVEFDNSPMHPMTCDIGEAGQPGVHMLSGQIGWSPVLDTIEGSIVFDGSLTPPAGLLKEPVRLTVRHGRVIDIAGGPGAITFVKWLEGLNDPNMFRLAHVCYGFNPGARLTGNVLEDERVWGCTEWGMGYQSAADVPPDGIPAVSHCDGICLNSSVWLDDAQLLDRGRVVDPEAKELTSGLTGR from the coding sequence ATGTTCGAGACACGGCCCGGCGAGACGGTGGTTATTACGGCGGACACCGAGTCGGACATGAGGGTGGTGAATTCGACCGCGCGAGCGGCGTTCGCCGTGGGGGCGAAGCCACTCGTCGCACTGGTCGCGGCGCCGCAAGGAGTCGGGAAAGCGGCAGACCCGTACCTTCCGGTTAACGCGATCGCAGGAGCTTTGAACGGAGCGGACGTGTGGGTGGAGTTCAACAACCAGTGGATGCTGTATTCCACGCCGTACGAAAAGGCCATGGCGTCCAACCCGCGCCTGCGCTACATGTGTCTCGTGGGCATGAACGCGGACATGATGATACGCACGATAGGCCGCGTTGACAGGAGCCGGCTGAGCCTATTTCTGCGACGGGTCGCCGGCCTCACCAGGCAGGCGCGCCACATGTGCATAGAAACGCCCGCGGGGACGGCTGTGGAATTCGACAATTCGCCCATGCACCCCATGACCTGCGATATAGGTGAAGCCGGCCAGCCCGGGGTGCACATGCTGTCGGGACAGATCGGCTGGTCGCCCGTGCTCGACACCATCGAAGGGAGCATCGTTTTCGACGGTTCGCTGACGCCTCCTGCCGGCCTCCTCAAGGAACCGGTGCGGCTTACCGTGCGACATGGGCGCGTGATCGACATCGCGGGAGGGCCGGGGGCGATTACATTCGTGAAATGGTTGGAGGGGCTGAACGACCCGAACATGTTCCGCCTGGCACACGTGTGCTACGGGTTTAACCCCGGGGCACGGCTCACCGGCAACGTTCTCGAGGATGAGCGCGTATGGGGTTGTACCGAATGGGGGATGGGCTACCAGAGCGCCGCCGACGTTCCGCCCGACGGCATTCCCGCCGTATCGCACTGTGATGGCATTTGCCTCAATTCGTCTGTGTGGCTTGACGACGCGCAGCTGCTCGACCGCGGCCGGGTCGTCGATCCGGAGGCCAAAGAGCTTACGTCAGGGCTGACTGGCAGGTGA
- a CDS encoding DUF917 domain-containing protein, producing MKVLDKQARRDVLLGCAVLGCGGGGELDRGLRQVEDFEEKGVTLRLADLSEVPDNLLVASPYYCGAVSPEGTRSLDPSAAGLEPVCQSEPAVAFQALEEAVGSRFYGVLSTELGGGNTAVAMAVAAERGLPLIDADPAGRSVPELIHSTLSLSGVSIAPFAVATRYGEVMVVRRVPNDIRAEALARSVAVLSGGRAGVCDHPVTGARLKTAVIPRAISHAERIGRALREAREKGRDPVPAVAEEGCGAVIFEGVVREDSRWEDRNGVTEGDVFVDGRDQFHGRECRVNYRNEHMAAWLDGEIAVTVPDLITLLERESGQPLLNPVIRKGTRLAVVVMPAPEAWRTPAGLRVLGPAYLGLGVKYTPVEVRFGRGKEGTR from the coding sequence ATGAAGGTTCTCGACAAACAGGCCAGGCGCGATGTGCTTCTCGGTTGCGCTGTCCTCGGGTGTGGGGGCGGCGGGGAATTGGACCGGGGCTTGCGGCAGGTGGAGGATTTCGAGGAAAAGGGCGTTACTCTCCGGTTAGCGGACCTCTCCGAGGTGCCGGACAACCTGCTCGTGGCCTCCCCTTACTACTGCGGGGCTGTCTCACCCGAGGGTACCCGCAGCCTCGATCCGTCGGCGGCTGGCCTGGAACCGGTTTGCCAGAGTGAGCCTGCCGTGGCGTTCCAGGCGCTCGAGGAGGCCGTGGGCAGCAGATTCTACGGCGTGCTTTCCACGGAATTGGGCGGGGGAAATACCGCCGTGGCCATGGCGGTTGCCGCCGAACGGGGGTTACCCCTGATAGATGCGGATCCCGCGGGACGTTCGGTCCCCGAGCTCATACATTCCACGCTGAGCCTGAGCGGAGTGAGCATCGCTCCGTTCGCCGTGGCGACTCGCTACGGCGAGGTCATGGTGGTGCGCCGTGTCCCGAACGACATCCGCGCCGAGGCGCTGGCGCGCTCCGTCGCGGTTCTCAGCGGCGGCCGTGCGGGAGTTTGCGACCATCCGGTCACCGGCGCCAGGCTCAAGACGGCCGTCATTCCACGTGCCATAAGCCATGCAGAGAGGATCGGCAGGGCTCTGCGGGAAGCGCGTGAAAAGGGCCGTGACCCGGTTCCGGCGGTGGCCGAAGAGGGGTGCGGGGCGGTAATCTTCGAGGGCGTGGTGCGCGAGGATTCCCGCTGGGAGGACCGCAACGGCGTGACTGAGGGCGACGTCTTCGTCGACGGGCGCGATCAGTTCCATGGCCGGGAATGCCGCGTGAATTACCGGAACGAACACATGGCAGCCTGGCTGGATGGCGAAATCGCGGTGACGGTGCCGGACCTCATCACACTGCTCGAGCGAGAATCCGGCCAGCCCCTGCTTAACCCCGTTATTCGGAAAGGGACGCGGCTTGCCGTGGTGGTGATGCCGGCCCCGGAGGCCTGGCGGACGCCGGCGGGCCTGCGCGTGCTGGGCCCCGCGTACCTGGGGCTCGGCGTGAAATACACCCCCGTCGAGGTAAGGTTCGGTCGAGGTAAGGAGGGTACGAGGTGA
- a CDS encoding ABC transporter ATP-binding protein, whose translation MEDALLEIRDVKKHFPIRAGLLSRPVGWIKAVDGVSFDVRRGEAFGVVGESGCGKTTLMRVVLRIARPTTGSIRFEGRDMMSLTEAELGQMRKDMQIVYQDPYWSLNPRLMVRDIVGEPVSVHQRLRFHALSERVSDLLELVGLQPDHVRRYPHEFSGGQRQRLAIARALALHPKLVVLDEPTSAIDTLSQAQILNLLRDLQERMGLTYVLISHDLGVVQYLSQRIAVMYAGRVVEIGPTGEVFSGCLHPYTKALLAAIPTMDSTGRPQIILEGNVPNPAHLPSGCRFHPRCQESRDICRGLEPELVEVTPGHLAACHLVD comes from the coding sequence ATGGAGGATGCACTTCTCGAGATCAGGGACGTCAAGAAGCATTTCCCGATCAGGGCGGGGCTGCTGTCCAGACCCGTGGGCTGGATCAAGGCGGTCGACGGCGTGTCGTTCGACGTGCGTCGAGGAGAAGCGTTCGGGGTTGTCGGCGAGTCCGGCTGCGGTAAGACCACGCTCATGCGGGTCGTGCTGCGGATCGCTCGCCCAACCACGGGCTCCATCCGGTTCGAGGGGCGGGACATGATGTCCCTCACCGAGGCCGAACTGGGCCAGATGAGGAAAGACATGCAGATCGTCTACCAGGATCCGTACTGGTCGCTCAACCCGCGCCTGATGGTGCGCGATATCGTTGGCGAACCGGTCTCGGTACACCAGCGACTAAGGTTCCACGCGCTTTCCGAGAGAGTGTCCGATTTGCTGGAGCTCGTCGGCCTGCAGCCCGACCACGTGCGGCGGTACCCGCACGAGTTCTCGGGTGGGCAGAGGCAGCGGCTGGCGATCGCACGCGCGCTGGCTTTGCACCCGAAACTGGTCGTCCTGGACGAGCCCACGTCGGCAATCGATACGCTATCCCAGGCGCAGATCCTCAACCTGTTGCGCGACCTGCAGGAGAGGATGGGGCTCACGTACGTGCTGATCTCCCACGACCTCGGCGTGGTGCAATATCTGTCGCAGCGAATTGCGGTCATGTATGCGGGGCGTGTCGTGGAAATAGGGCCCACCGGCGAGGTCTTCAGCGGCTGCCTGCATCCGTATACGAAGGCACTGCTGGCAGCCATTCCAACCATGGATAGCACGGGGCGACCCCAGATCATCCTGGAAGGCAACGTCCCGAACCCAGCGCATCTACCCAGTGGTTGCCGGTTCCACCCGCGCTGCCAGGAATCGCGCGATATCTGCCGGGGACTGGAGCCGGAACTGGTGGAGGTGACCCCCGGGCACCTTGCGGCCTGCCACCTGGTGGATTAG
- a CDS encoding ABC transporter ATP-binding protein, whose protein sequence is MTAVAERQPLLEISDLKVQFQTREGLAQVVDLEHLSVAEGETFGLAGESGAGKTVVALSIFRLVPSPPGVIAGGRILLRGQDLLAMREEELRRIRGRKTSMIFQDPMSSLNPVFTVGQQVIRVIRTHHRLSRREAEEKAAQVLEVVRLPDPGGILAKYPHELSGGMRQRVMIAMGLSCGAELLIADEPTRGLDVTIQAGILNLLNEIKRDTGMTVLFIANNLGVLAQMCSRVGVMYAGRIVEVGAAGDVFQRPAHPYTRALLAALPRAEMRSGRLAVTEGFPPDPLRIPPGCSFRPRCPQVVPLCESERPQLREAGPGRLVACHLAG, encoded by the coding sequence ATGACAGCTGTTGCCGAGAGACAGCCGCTGCTCGAGATAAGCGACCTCAAAGTGCAGTTTCAAACCCGCGAGGGCCTGGCCCAGGTCGTCGACCTGGAACACCTCTCCGTTGCGGAGGGCGAGACCTTCGGCCTGGCCGGCGAGAGCGGGGCCGGCAAGACAGTGGTGGCGCTGTCCATCTTCCGGCTGGTCCCCTCCCCGCCGGGCGTGATAGCGGGCGGGCGGATACTCCTGCGTGGGCAGGACCTGCTGGCCATGAGGGAAGAGGAACTGAGACGGATCAGGGGTCGCAAGACGTCGATGATATTCCAGGACCCGATGTCGTCTCTGAACCCGGTGTTCACCGTCGGCCAGCAGGTGATCAGGGTAATCCGGACCCACCACCGTCTCTCCAGGCGCGAGGCCGAGGAAAAGGCCGCACAGGTCTTGGAGGTTGTGAGGCTTCCTGATCCCGGAGGGATCCTCGCGAAGTACCCGCACGAACTATCGGGGGGCATGCGCCAGCGAGTGATGATAGCCATGGGCCTGTCATGCGGGGCCGAACTGCTGATCGCCGACGAACCGACTAGGGGGCTCGATGTGACCATCCAGGCCGGCATCCTCAATCTTCTCAACGAGATAAAGCGGGACACCGGTATGACGGTGCTGTTCATCGCGAACAACCTCGGCGTTCTCGCCCAGATGTGTAGCCGCGTTGGAGTGATGTACGCGGGACGGATCGTAGAGGTGGGGGCTGCCGGGGATGTATTCCAGCGCCCGGCGCACCCGTACACCAGGGCGCTGCTCGCAGCGCTGCCGCGCGCGGAGATGAGATCCGGGAGGCTGGCGGTCACGGAGGGCTTCCCGCCCGACCCTCTGCGCATTCCACCGGGCTGCTCGTTCCGCCCGCGATGCCCGCAGGTCGTTCCCTTGTGCGAGTCCGAAAGACCGCAGCTACGGGAGGCCGGCCCCGGTCGGCTCGTGGCCTGCCACCTGGCGGGTTGA
- a CDS encoding ABC transporter permease, translating into MAGTWQDLQKECVQPCLNGLGYAAYLIRQNTLTRVGTVIVLLLVLIGILAPVLAPYPDQAAGTAHPSTKLLSPRPGHWMGTDELGRDLLSRVLYGTRISLQIGMLAVGLSLLIGVPLGLVAGYRGGWTDEVIMRLTDIFLSFPPLLLAIAIAAFLGPSLTNAMIAIALSWWPWYTRIARSQAMSVRERPFVEAAQTIGTAHPRIVMVHILPNSLAPIIVQASMDFGSVVLTAAALSFLGLGAQPPTPEWGLMLSTSRNYFFTAWWYGLFPGLAIFVTVLVFNLLGDGLREILDPKARRA; encoded by the coding sequence ATGGCGGGTACCTGGCAGGACCTGCAAAAGGAGTGCGTTCAGCCTTGCCTGAATGGCCTGGGATACGCGGCATACCTCATCAGGCAGAACACGCTCACCCGCGTGGGGACGGTAATCGTGCTCTTGCTTGTTCTCATCGGTATCCTGGCCCCGGTGCTCGCCCCGTACCCGGACCAGGCGGCCGGGACGGCCCACCCGTCCACAAAGCTGCTTTCCCCGAGACCGGGGCACTGGATGGGAACTGATGAACTGGGGCGCGACCTCCTCAGCCGGGTGCTCTACGGCACCCGCATATCGCTCCAGATAGGCATGCTGGCGGTAGGGCTATCCCTGCTTATCGGCGTGCCGCTGGGGTTGGTAGCGGGCTACCGGGGCGGCTGGACGGACGAGGTCATCATGAGGCTCACGGACATATTCCTGAGCTTCCCCCCGCTGCTCCTGGCCATCGCGATTGCGGCGTTCCTGGGTCCGAGCCTCACGAACGCCATGATCGCCATTGCGCTGTCGTGGTGGCCCTGGTACACGCGCATCGCCCGCAGCCAGGCCATGAGCGTCAGGGAGCGGCCGTTCGTGGAGGCGGCACAGACCATCGGTACGGCACACCCGCGGATCGTCATGGTCCACATCCTGCCGAACAGCCTGGCGCCCATTATCGTGCAGGCATCCATGGATTTCGGGTCGGTCGTGCTGACGGCGGCCGCACTGAGTTTCCTCGGCCTGGGGGCTCAGCCACCCACGCCGGAATGGGGACTCATGCTCAGCACAAGCCGCAACTACTTCTTCACTGCCTGGTGGTACGGGCTCTTCCCCGGACTCGCGATCTTCGTGACAGTGCTGGTATTCAACCTGCTCGGTGACGGGTTGAGGGAGATTCTGGACCCCAAGGCCAGGCGGGCCTGA
- a CDS encoding ABC transporter permease, producing the protein MWTYCVRRVLMGVVVLAGVCTVTFLLARAVPSDPAARWVGPHATAEQIAQAEKELALDKPLHIQFWRYLTGIVKGDWGKSIRTHQPVLKDLATYVPASLELVVVSTLLALFVGVPLGTTAAVHKDRWPDHLCRLMSVGSVSLPTFWLAMALQFVFFRQLRLLPLGGQLDTMVRLTHPLQRVTGFIVLDCLLTGNKPALASALRHLVLPAVTLAAYPVGLVAKMVRSSLIEILNEDYIRAARSFGIPETSVVYSLALKNALGPTVTVLALSAGYSLVNTFLIEAIFTWPGLGSYTALSVITLDYTAIMGITIFAACTYVLLNLFADIVISLDPRVRT; encoded by the coding sequence TTGTGGACGTATTGCGTCAGGCGAGTGTTAATGGGCGTGGTCGTGCTTGCAGGAGTGTGCACTGTCACTTTCCTCCTCGCGAGGGCGGTGCCGTCTGACCCGGCCGCGCGCTGGGTGGGGCCGCACGCCACGGCGGAACAGATAGCGCAGGCGGAGAAGGAGCTGGCCCTCGACAAGCCCCTTCATATTCAGTTCTGGCGCTACCTGACCGGCATCGTGAAGGGCGACTGGGGCAAATCGATCCGTACCCACCAGCCGGTGTTGAAGGACCTGGCCACGTACGTGCCGGCGTCGCTCGAGCTCGTCGTCGTGAGTACGCTCCTCGCCCTGTTTGTGGGGGTGCCCCTTGGAACAACCGCAGCGGTGCACAAGGACAGGTGGCCGGACCATCTGTGCCGGCTGATGTCGGTGGGCTCCGTATCGCTGCCTACGTTCTGGCTGGCCATGGCGCTGCAGTTCGTATTCTTCCGCCAGCTGCGACTCCTGCCGCTGGGCGGGCAGCTCGACACCATGGTGCGCCTCACCCACCCGCTCCAAAGGGTCACCGGCTTCATCGTGCTTGACTGCTTACTCACCGGGAATAAACCCGCTTTGGCCAGCGCTCTCCGGCACCTTGTATTGCCAGCCGTGACCCTCGCCGCATACCCCGTGGGTCTCGTGGCGAAGATGGTGCGCTCTTCCCTGATCGAAATACTCAACGAGGATTACATAAGGGCGGCGCGCTCGTTTGGCATACCTGAGACGTCGGTCGTATACTCGCTGGCGCTCAAGAACGCCCTCGGCCCCACAGTCACGGTGCTGGCCCTGTCGGCTGGATACTCGCTGGTAAACACCTTCCTGATCGAGGCCATCTTCACCTGGCCGGGCCTCGGGAGTTACACCGCGCTGTCGGTCATAACGCTCGACTACACTGCCATAATGGGCATTACCATATTCGCCGCCTGCACCTACGTGCTGTTGAACCTGTTCGCCGACATCGTAATCAGCCTCGATCCGCGCGTGAGGACCTAG